A window of the Arachis duranensis cultivar V14167 chromosome 5, aradu.V14167.gnm2.J7QH, whole genome shotgun sequence genome harbors these coding sequences:
- the LOC107489397 gene encoding zinc-finger homeodomain protein 10-like yields MVISYKECLKNHAATIGGHALDGCGEFMPSSSSNPSEPRSLTCAACGCHRNFHRRDPSPPLPQRGGLSLSTSPSTTSPSPSPSASPISSPSSPPPAPLSHHFPPPPPPPYSSFHHHHMNNNSPSTVVVPNMLLSLGNAACSSGSGFNHHHHHQKDLNSSKKRHRTKFSKEQKEKMLRFSEKLGWRMQRDEDGLIQEFCNQIGVSRGVFKVWMHNNKNTFFRNRNNNNNNDNASAAEKNGSLNGVDNGNHIDNDNDDDHNNNDNGNGNQHSNNTSSSNDDIHRDY; encoded by the exons ATGGTAATTTCCTACAAGGAGTGCCTCAAGAACCATGCAGCCACCATCGGCGGCCACGCCCTCGACGGCTGCGGCGAGTTCAtgccctcctcctcctccaacCCCTCTGAGCCACGCTCCCTCACTTGCGCCGCATGTGGCTGCCACCGCAACTTCCACCGCCGCGACCCA TCGCCGCCTCTCCCCCAGCGTGGTGGACTCAGCCTCAGCACAAGCCCAAGCACAACAAGCCCAAGCCCAAGCCCATCAGCAAGTCCAATTTCAAGCCCATCATCACCACCACCTGCCCCACTCTCTCACCACTTTCCTCCTCCTCCACCTCCTCCGTACTCCTCCTTCCACCACCATCACATGAATAATAATTCTCCATCTACCGTTGTTGTTCCCAACATGCTCTTATCCCTTGGAAATGCCGCATGCTCTTCCGGTTCTGGattcaaccaccaccaccaccaccagaaAGACTTGAACAGCTCGAAGAAGAGGCATAGGACCAAGTTCAGCAAGGAACAGAAGGAGAAGATGCTGAGATTCTCAGAGAAGCTTGGTTGGAGAATGCAGAGAGATGAAGATGGTTTGATTCAAGAGTTTTGCAACCAAATTGGGGTTTCTAGAGGGGTCTTCAAGGTTTGGATGCACAACAACAAGAACACCTTCTTCAGAAAcaggaacaacaacaacaacaacgatAATGCTTCTGCTGCAGAAAAGAATGGGAGTCTTAATGGTGTTGATAATGGTAACCATATCGATAacgataatgatgatgatcataataataatgataatggaAATGGTAATCAACACAGCAACAACACTAGTAGCAGCAACGATGACATTCACAGAGATTATTAA